A genomic window from Pseudoalteromonas piratica includes:
- a CDS encoding FKBP-type peptidyl-prolyl cis-trans isomerase, protein MQIAKDTVVEFHYTVFEGENQLESSKDGAPLAYLHGHESMLPGLEKALDNKSADDSFSVELEAKDAYGPRHDNAVQRIPLKHLQGAKVWKPGMTALVHTDQGQRQVTIIKVGRFNADCDLNHPFAGKDLKFDVEVVSVRAATSEELSHGHVHGAGGCGH, encoded by the coding sequence ATGCAAATCGCAAAAGATACCGTTGTAGAATTCCACTACACCGTTTTTGAAGGTGAAAACCAGTTAGAATCAAGCAAAGATGGTGCGCCATTAGCCTACCTTCACGGCCATGAGAGTATGTTACCAGGTCTAGAAAAAGCGCTAGATAATAAGTCAGCTGACGATAGTTTTAGTGTAGAACTTGAAGCGAAAGATGCATATGGTCCGCGTCATGATAATGCGGTGCAACGTATTCCTCTTAAGCACTTACAAGGTGCAAAAGTGTGGAAGCCTGGCATGACAGCATTAGTGCACACCGACCAAGGTCAACGCCAAGTTACTATTATTAAAGTAGGCCGCTTCAATGCCGATTGCGATTTGAACCACCCTTTTGCCGGTAAAGACTTGAAATTTGATGTTGAAGTTGTGTCAGTTCGTGCTGCAACAAGCGAAGAATTATCTCACGGTCACGTGCACGGCGCTGGCGGTTGTGGTCACTAA
- a CDS encoding LysM peptidoglycan-binding domain-containing protein produces MIIRCTTKLVFTAILVLCLSTNVFAASIKTNLWLTIANNQQLPYQQHPLIEEKLKWYLSQSFYADDISLRAKPYFHYIVTELKKRKMPLELALLPIVESQYKMTTSHRGAAGIWQLMPVVAAHYNVPINDHYDGRYDLVLSTQAALNYLQHLYVTFNQDWLLALAAYNAGEGKIKQAIAQNKRNKQPISFWHLTLPKETKEYVPKLLALDKLVKTRPRFFTAIENKAVTRVVDIEQPFSILVIAELLKIPNTEILKFNHAYIADKSAPTGPYHLLLPNKLATTLEQVLIFSSMGAKGYKVKKGDSLYRLAKLSNTSIAKLKSLNRLSNDTLLIGQEIILPASSKSMPTLVREYAISRYIKRVKPELETLELTYTVKPSDSLWHVATLFDVTVKQVRSWNNLNHTSIIKPGQTLNIKITQSKKAHGQSEVVTDIAQQIPYFSLTNTASLNN; encoded by the coding sequence ATGATTATAAGGTGCACCACGAAGCTCGTATTTACCGCGATTCTTGTATTGTGTCTAAGTACAAATGTGTTTGCTGCATCAATCAAAACAAATCTTTGGCTGACAATTGCAAATAATCAGCAATTACCCTATCAACAACACCCACTCATAGAAGAAAAATTAAAATGGTACTTAAGCCAGTCATTTTATGCAGATGATATATCGCTCAGAGCTAAGCCTTATTTTCATTACATTGTTACAGAACTGAAAAAACGGAAAATGCCCCTTGAACTTGCATTATTGCCAATTGTGGAAAGCCAATACAAAATGACCACATCGCATCGCGGTGCGGCAGGCATATGGCAATTAATGCCTGTTGTGGCAGCGCATTATAATGTGCCAATAAACGACCATTATGATGGGCGCTATGACTTAGTACTATCAACTCAGGCCGCATTAAACTATTTACAGCATCTATACGTCACCTTTAATCAAGACTGGTTGTTAGCATTGGCTGCTTACAATGCCGGTGAAGGAAAAATCAAACAAGCCATAGCTCAGAATAAACGCAACAAACAACCTATCAGTTTTTGGCATTTAACATTACCGAAAGAAACCAAAGAATATGTGCCTAAACTATTAGCCTTAGACAAACTGGTTAAAACGCGACCGCGATTTTTTACAGCAATTGAAAACAAAGCAGTGACCCGCGTTGTTGATATAGAACAGCCTTTCTCGATTTTAGTAATTGCGGAGTTACTGAAAATCCCAAATACTGAAATTCTGAAGTTTAATCACGCCTACATTGCTGATAAAAGTGCACCTACAGGACCGTATCATCTGTTGTTACCTAATAAACTTGCCACCACCTTAGAACAAGTCTTAATATTCAGCAGCATGGGTGCCAAAGGTTATAAAGTGAAAAAGGGTGACTCACTTTATCGTTTAGCTAAATTAAGTAATACATCGATTGCAAAACTGAAATCGTTAAATCGACTTTCAAATGATACTTTACTCATTGGCCAAGAGATAATATTACCTGCAAGCAGTAAAAGCATGCCCACGCTGGTAAGGGAGTATGCAATAAGCCGTTACATTAAACGCGTTAAGCCCGAGCTTGAAACACTTGAGTTAACCTACACAGTTAAACCAAGTGATTCCCTTTGGCATGTTGCCACCCTTTTTGATGTTACTGTAAAGCAAGTACGTAGTTGGAATAACCTTAATCACACGAGTATTATTAAGCCCGGCCAAACACTGAACATTAAAATAACCCAATCCAAAAAAGCACATGGCCAAAGCGAGGTTGTGACGGATATCGCCCAGCAAATTCCCTATTTTTCGTTAACCAATACTGCTTCTTTAAACAATTGA
- a CDS encoding cell division protein ZapA gives MAEGDNRGLAITLLGKQHMVACPKGKEDDLLAAAHRLNTELNEFKQRAHTKSEDKVLLMVALNLCHQLLSSESEHAQQLNTLISKLLLASK, from the coding sequence ATGGCAGAAGGTGATAATCGCGGACTCGCAATTACCCTACTTGGCAAGCAACACATGGTTGCTTGCCCTAAAGGCAAAGAAGATGACTTGCTAGCTGCAGCACATAGATTAAACACTGAGTTAAATGAATTTAAACAGCGTGCACATACTAAAAGTGAAGATAAAGTGTTGCTTATGGTAGCGTTAAATTTATGTCATCAATTATTAAGTTCAGAATCTGAGCATGCTCAGCAACTTAACACTCTGATCAGTAAATTATTACTGGCATCAAAATAA